DNA sequence from the Rattus rattus isolate New Zealand chromosome 2, Rrattus_CSIRO_v1, whole genome shotgun sequence genome:
TACCCATTTGTTTTCTCAGGATCCTGGCACCATGTCTAAAGGATGCCCAACTATGAGAGCATCTGTGTCCCTAGTAAACTGTACATTCTTTAAATGTGAGTTAATCCTAAAAATGAGGCTAACACCAGCCTGGGATTTGTCCCTTCAGCCATGTAAAGTGTTGATAGCCAAAAGCAGCCAGTGACATTCACAAAGAGGATGCTGGCAAAATGCTCAACTGAATCCTTTCACTCTCAAAACCGAGTTATGGTAGCTACTATAGAGGCCTGGGCTATGGCTATGGAGAGTATAGAATGTCTGCTGTCCTCCAAGTTGCTGTGGGGAATATTGGTCTTAAGTACTCTATTGAGAAACATGTGGAGCTGCTCAGCCTATATAGAAATATTTCTTCTATGACTTCTTACACTTCTCAAATGTCCATTGGAGACATAACTTACTCGTCTTGCTGAACAGTAAagacaaaccaaaataaaccattgCAGTGCCATGATCATACTGAATGCTTCAAACTTAGACTTATCTTTCATATAAGATTTCAGCATTCATAAAATGCTTCATGTGGGGGAGTTCTTAGTTTTGCCTTTGTTGAGGCTAAGTAGGTTCATAGAGAAATTTATATTGAAAATGTTTGTCCTGTGtgttcaatttcttttctatttactgTATATTTCGCCATCATGTGTTTTCCAGGATTAGATACTGGAGTGGTTAAGTCCTGAGTTGAAGTGTGTTACAGACATGAGTACACCTCTGTCCAATGCCACAGACTGATAGATACAGTAAAGCTTCCCTGGGTCAGGCTCAGAGGAATGGTAATTGTACCCTGGTACAAGAACGGATGTTGACAATGCGTGCTGAAAGTATCAACTGCATTTCTGAAGTGTGCAGCTGGAGGCTGCTCCACACCACGATGAactattctccctcctcctcttacacactgtctttgttgctgttgttgtatcTTAGTCAGAGAACAGTGTCAACCTGATCCCAGCTTTTCCGTACATGTGCCTATGCGCCTCTCATGTCCACATTTTCATCTTCTCAGATAAGACAATCCCTAAGCCATACAAGGCACAGCAGTTAAGCAGTTAAAAGTAGATATTATAGAGGCAAATGAACACATTTATAGAATACATATTTTGTTCTTATGTATGGAATCAGCTTGTGTGCTGGGTATTGAGATGAACCCAATTAATCACCACAGAGTGCAGGCTGTCTTTCATTCAACCTTCCTGACACTCTAAGAAAAGCAACACTTGATTTATATACATCACTCTATTTAGATAGCTTCCTTCAGTTAGAAGTAGATTAGTGAATAACTTCTCCTGAGTCAAATATGAAAAAAGTGATATTTCACTAGAATACGTACAAAAGATTATCTGCAGAATATTTTGTGTGTCCCTTCATGAGAGTTAAGCCTTACTCATTATGTCCTTTATATTGCCAACCATCTCTCCTCTGCCCACCTGACCCTTAGCCAGGCATAAAAACATTACAGTTGCTCTTTAAAAACCCTTGAAACTTTCTCTCATTGCTGGTTTCAATTTTATATGAACAAATATCTTTCAGTGACTGCATCATGTATCTCTCTTCtcaaatgagaagagaaaaatgaaagaatggtCCCAGTAATCTGAGAATCctatagaagaaaggaagaaagaattggaGCAATGATAGTCAAGGATACCACATAATCAACTAACTACATAATagttaataatattataataggAAACTACataatcaactaaccagggctcacaggggctcacagagactgaattgaCAATCAAGGAGTTTGTACAGATCTGATCTAGGAACTCTGCATGTATGTCATGAATGTGTagtttggtcttcttgtggaaaTCCTAGCAGTGTGAACAGGGgatatctctgactcttttgtctgtttCTGGGATCCAGTACCTCCTACTGGGTTGTCCAATCCAGGCTTAATGTAAGGGGATGCacctacttatttttttaaagcttctaattaattgtttattttgcccttcattttttaatttctttattttttaatttttaattggttattttgtttatttacatttcaaatattgtcccccttctacgtttcccatccacaaacccctagcccatccccttccccttgcttctataagggtgctacctccacccatccactcatacCTCACCACACTAGCATTGCCCTAACCtgaggcatcaaacctccacaggaccaagggcctggcCTCCCATTGATTCACTGATACCTAGTCTTATGGCACCTTGGTatgctatgtttggttgataCTCCTGAGAGGCCTAagcttttctgaaaggaaatggaggaggagtgaatctgggaaagaggaagttgaCGGGGGAGGAACTGAAAGAAGAGGcaagaggggaaactgcagttaggatgtaatatatgagagcaaaaaaaaaaaaaaaaaacaaagaaagaaaaagaaacaaagaaaagtgaaGTAAAGTTTCAGCAGTGTGAAGGCAACTGGAAGTAAGAGGAAACTCCTCAGAATAAGACTGTGTTGGAGATGCCCCCAATCACACAATTAGAAAGTGAACTGTGATGCCTCTATGAAAGCAATATGAGGGACAGTAGCATTTAAAGGTTTGTGATGCAAGGTGACATCGGTCAAATGATGCAAGTGGTAGAAGCACAATGAAATGAGCAATAGATGAAGAGaacatagaaatattttagatttaaatttttattcactgatatatatcaatataagatgaaacaaaacattaaagCAAAAGACTAAAGTTAATATCTAACAATAATCTCTACCTTACTAAAATGCCTTTGGTGACTCTGGATCTCTCCTATCAAAATGTCTATGATGGTTGTATATATTAATGCTTTAAATGATGCAGAGCTGATAAAATTAGCTCTATAGTTATatataggcagacagacaaacagatagatgaataaatagaTGATGCATTAATGGATTAATAGATGACAGATTGCTAGATAGAAGtataatagatatatagatagatgaatagatagatgtagattatacatatatatatataatatcaatgATAGATGGAAggtaggtaaatggatagatagatcatagaaTAAATAGGCAGATGTatatgatagaagatagatgagtgacacaaagaaagatgatagatagagagagagagatagatagatagatagatagatagatagatagatagatagatagatagatagatagatagatagatatagatagatagagaattAAACACCCATTTCACTCATTACCCTAGCTAGGTACTTAAGAGTATATATTAGAGTAAGAGGAAATAAGAAGGGAAACATGCTTCATAGTGTCTACACATCTATGACTGATTTCTTATTCAAAGATGAGAAGGTTAACCACTAACAGAGACTGTGGTATCTGGAGAGACTTGGTCCTCAGCTGCTGTAAAGTAAGAGCAGGAGGTGATGCTTAAGAAGTCTTCTGATGACTGCCTTGATGTAGATTGTACctcacctctgtgtgtgtattggttGGCAAaacttcactatgtagcctaggatagCCTCAAATTTCCTGGCAGcagctccagcctcagcctcccaaaggcTATGATTCCAAGTGTGAGATACCATATTTAGGCCACAGAGCTTTGCTCTTCACTGAATCTAATTtgctttataaaacatttcaaatatcttTATGGAACTTCTAAACTAAATGGAACTGTATCTTCCTATTGTCTGTTATTTCTGTTTACATTAAATACAGTATGGATCAGATTCAAACTGAAGTACAGAAAAATCTCCACACTCTTGAATCCATTTTAGAGTATGTACACTTGCATAGAAGGTTTGGgggaaaagtggaaatagaacccagggctgtgtagaTACTACAAAGTGCCCTGGAACTTGGGTATGGAACCAGAAAATTTCCAGAAACTTCAAAATAATCATGCATCAAtgtttgcagaaaaaaaatgacctccGTTGGAATAAAAAAGGATGGAACAGGCAATTAAAACCATAGTTTCTTTCAAAGATACATCCTTATCACTTCCATGTGAGATAATAAACAAAAGTGTGAAATGACATATCtatgtttaaattataaaatggcCATCGACTTTctggacataaaataaataattcatgtaTTCCTTGAGGTCAGTATACGTCTAACTATGCTTGTGGAAGATGTACACAGCCACTGAATTGATAACATAAACGAGACTCAGAAAATTTAAACTGTGTGATTTATCCTAAATCAGCACAACAGTACACAAGGGCCTCAGTCCCATAGAatattgaaaagcaaacaaatgctaaaagcagaaaaatatttttctgatttgtaTTGTACCACAGACTGCATTTATAAATACTTAAGTTAAATATAGATTGAGACAAGCTTGAAAATTGAGTCAGAATTTCATATTGGAGCTCTATAATTTGACTTTGGGATTCTGACAGAAGAGCATAATAATCTCAGTTATGCAGCCTCATCTTTCCAGTAAATCATGAAACCCATTACGTCCTCTGAAGCACAGTGCTGATACGTGTCACACTTCAATGCCTGTGGTTTTCCCAACAACAACGCAGGTGTATAAAAGGCCCTTGACAGATGGTGACACCCAGACTCAAAGAACCTACTGGTTGTCTATATCTGAACATCATGTGTTACTATGGCAGCTACTATGGAGGCCTGGGCTATGGCTATGGTGGCCTAGGCTGTGGCTATGGttgtggctatggctgtggctatggtgGCTATGGTTATGGCTGTTGCCGCCCATTGTGCTGTAGAAGATACTGGTCCTATGGCTTCTATTGAAGAATTTCTTCAGCTGCTCGCACCAACTTTCTTCACATCAGAAGTTCTTAAATAACTTCATAAATTCCAACCTTGCATGAAACTATTTGAAGAGGAATAAATAAAGTACAACATGCTCACCTGATTCCCCATCTTCAGTTTCACTGCATGAATATTTTCAGAGAAGCAACTTACATcatgatgacaaaaaaaaatgtgatccACTTTCATTCTTAACTTTTCTATGaacatatatgttttaaaataaactatttctttaaaatattttcctatagtTTTCCTAAATGTGGAATGGATGTTTACGTATTCATATCTGTTTGGTGCacatgtgtgattgtgtataGAACATGGATGAGGAtttaaggagaaagagagggggggtcCTTTTCAAATATTCCTTCATTGGTATACATTTTTACTATCTTCATATTGCTGCTATTGTTATGTCACAATAAATTCACAAGTGCAGTCATTTCTCTGAGATCAAATCCTTTCATCTGCTAGGAAAATGCTGAGAGCTATTACAAGTTAATTCTCTAAATATCTGGGGGAAAATATCCAAGGTGCCTTCTGTAGTGGGTGTCACCATGCACTTGTCCCTGTGAACTGGGTTCTCTTAACTTTACATGTCCCCTAATACCCATCTTGTTTCTAACATCCAGTTTACTGTCAATTGTAGAGAACAACTTCATTGTGACTATCAGATAGGATTTAAATATTCAGTCTTGGTCAGCTAcagattttcctttaaaatagttATGATAACTCTCtaacaaatataaaatcaatttattttctttatacctTTTATTTTCAGGTATTCCAAATATATTTTGGTTactgaattcctattctttgtATAGAATAGTGTGTAGATTTTCCTGCTATGCTAGATGGGCACAAGGGactctactgttttgttttgttgcttgcgATTTTGAACTCACATCCAAACATTTAATGAGaattagcaaagaatcttttgtattcagtttttgttgttttaagttctTGGTAAACTTTGTACACTTGTAATTTGATTAAATTAATGGttttgccttcctcttctcagaatAACCCCCTTTAGGCTTGACCAAATTTgtgtatgatttttgtttttctaattttttccttAAACTTGTCAAGTCCAACTTATATTGGCTAAATCTTCTAGGATGGGTAGCTATCACCTGGAGTATGGTAGACCTACCTAGGACCACACCAATAAAGAAGCTGACCAACACATACTAGCATCTATCAAAGACAAACAGCTCCTTAGTTAAAAGCAGGAATTCATTACCAACTTCCCACTTCatattgggattttgttttgctttagctTGCTATTATAATTTTGGTGAATTCATACATTAAACTAGCCTGCTATGTCTGAAAAAACATGACCCTTTCAAATATTCTTAATATactctatcctctctctctctctctctctctctctctctctctctctctctctctgtgtgtgtgtgtgtgtgtgtgtgtgtgtgtgtgtgtgtgtgtgtgtgtgtgtgtgtgtgtgagagagagagagagagagagagagatcatgtgtGTACCCTGTTAGGGGCTGAGGATTCATTCCATAGTCAATTCTGCACATTTAACCAGTTTGGATCCGTGTGATAATCATTATCTATTGCAAATATGCATGGCTCTGATCAAAGTTGAGAGGTATACCAATCTATGTGTATAACAATATCATTTAAAACTAGGCCCATTTAACAGAACTCTGTTAGTAGGTTCTACACATAGGGCCTATGGTAGGACCACAGGTGCTTTATCCAGTAATGATGGCCCATATGGGTTGCATCTTCTAAAATTGAACTTAAATTCAATTAGAACAGAGCTGATGACACCAACATTATTCACACCCCTATACAGCTGGGCACATGTATTGACAGATCACCCATTTTTGTAGAACAGAGTTTTCAGATATTTAAAACTGACAAAGATTTTATCTTACAGCAGTGTGCCTAACAATTTGCAACACTAAGAAAACTAGCTAATAGGGATGAAGCTGGTTGCAAATGCTGGGgtgggcctctctctctctctctctctctctctctctctctctctctctctctctctctctctctctgactctcttctctccctgacccctttcttcctctctctctttaatatacataaattctttaaaatggtATTGTGTGTGTTAGCAatgacttattattattattgtcattgttgttgttgttttaccaAAGAAGAGTTGTGCGATTCCTATAagttacacatttttaaagataatttgaagttttttctcattaaaaatatatactgatacaggctgggagatggctcagcagttaagagcactggttgttcctGCAAAGTACCTGGGTTTAGATCCCAGCATCCCtgtcacaaccatttgtaattccacTACAGTAGATATGAtacactcttctggccttcttgggcactgcacacacattgtGAACATACATACTTGCAAATAAatactaatatacataaaaatagaactaaataaatctttcattaaAAAGTTACCAACACACAGATCTTAACTATACACAAATCTAATCAACTGACAAATTTTGGTAACTGTAAACAGCCCCTTCTTACCagcacttaaataaaaatataaaatgtgactttgaaaaaatagaaaaaagaaaatgctggggGTAGACTTGAAGaagggacaacatttatttgCATTTGGTCAGAAGATAAAACAACACTGCCACCGTGGAAATTGGTGTGAAGGTTCctgaaaaaataaacttaaaaagaaacaaaaataactgcaaaaaaactagaaatagatctaccacaTGACCCCACTCTGCAGTGCTTGCCCATATACACAAAGTTCTCTCTATCCTAATAGCATTGCTCATCTGTGATCATTACTGCTCTACTCCATATatcaaggaaacagagacagcacTGAGGTCCACTACATGTAAACGTGCCTTAAACCTGCATGAAACTTACACAATTGAGCATAGCACAACTGTTAGGAAAAGAGAAACGGTGAAGATTGCAGCTGAATGAATGAGTATAGGAGACCTAAAAGTCAAACAGCACAGATGTTGTGGGTGTGAGCTTGGAATCTTCCTATGCGTGTTCCCTTTAGATCACCCTACATAAGGTTACAGAAGAGCTGCGGATTGATACTTATGCTTACaccttttatttaataatttaggtATGGTTTCAGATACAGTCAGTTTCCTTGTATCTCCATACAGCAACTGTTTCGTTATATCATGAtcacaatgatttttttctgagcCACAGTATTTGTGGTTCAAAAGACTCTTagtcctaaagaaatgttcaacatctttagtcataagggaaatgcaaataaaaacaaccctgagatttcacctcacaccagtgagaatggctaagatcaaaaactccagcaacagcagatgctgccgagaatgtggagaaagaggaatactcctccattgttggtgggattgcagactggtacaaccattctggaaattagtctggaagttcctcaaaaaattggacattgaactacctgaggacccagctatacctctcttgggtatatacccaaaagatgctccaacataaaacaaagacacatgctccattgtgtacatagcagccttatttataatagccagaagctggaaagaacccagatgcccttcaacagatgaatggatacagaaaatgtggtacatctacacaatggaatattactcggctatcaaaaacaatgactttatgaaattcataggcaaatggatggaactggaaaatatcatcctgagtaaggtaaccctaacacagataaacacatatggtatgcactcattgataactggatattacCTCAAATGCTCAACATACCCAagaggcacagaacacatgaaactcaagaaggatggtcAAAAtgagatgcttcactccttctttaaaaggggaaaaagaatacccttgggagggaataggtaggcaaattttagagactgaaggaacgcccattcagagcctgccccacatgtggcccatgcatatacagcctccgaactagataagatggatgaaacaaagaattgcaggctgacaggaaccggatgtagatctctcctgagagacacagtcagaatatggcgaatacataggcaaatgccagcatcaaaccactgaactgagaacgggaaccctgttgaaggagtcagagaaagaattgaaagagctgaagggacttgagacctcatatgaacaacaatgtcaaccaaccagagcttccagggaccgagccactacccaaatactatacatggactgaccctggactctgacctcataggtagcaatgaatagcctagtaagagcaccagtggaaggggaagcccttggtcctgccaaggctgaaaccccagtgaacgggattgttggggggagggcggtaattgggggaggatggggagggaaacacccatatagaatgggaggaggaggggttaaggggttgttggcctggaaagcggaaaagggaataacatttgaaatgtaaagaagagaTACCCATAATTTGGACACTGTAAAATCAAAGGAGAATCTCCTCAGACAATTGTCCAATTGCTATGCTTACAATCTTGTCAACTAAGATTATTCCCTGTTTTAGAAATCCCTGACTGAATGCTTAATGCCTaactacatttttatatatatagtgTAGGTGTTGTCTTTCAATGATGTTTTCTCATGTTTCATACCAATATTTCCTCTATCAGCTAATGAAATGAAACACTGCACATGGCTTCTTTGTCTTCCTTAATGTGCCTATAcaattgtgtttgtttctttcttggtttaTGTTTTTATAGGTCTATACTGGGAATCTCATCTGTTCATTTGGATTCTTATGTATGCATATTCTGAAGCATATTCAGGCAACTTTTCAGAGAATTTCTGTGAgtaggtatgtgtatatgaatgcctatatgtctgtctgtctatatgaatgtatgcatgcatgtattatgCAACTTTGCATCATATCTATGTGTGGCATAAGAACAAATGCATTTCAGTAGTTGACAGTTGTGTGTAGATGCAAAATGAGCACAATGTTTCATGTTCTTTGTTCCACCTACCAATGCTATTCCCATGAGATTGGCTATCTCAGGAAACATGAGACTAGGCTGATAATCATGTTGATCCTCTTGTATCCTCTTGCCGCTGCCGCCAGGATCAAATTAAGTATTTAATTGGCTACTACTCCAAGAAGGTGACCAGGAGCAAGAGCAGAGATTGGGatataatgtgaataaataaaaataaataaaataacaaaaagaagggaaaaaagaccTCCAATTGTCAGATAATACAAGTCAtcatccattaaaaataaaactataaaataatctATGTCACCTGAAGGAATCATGTGCTGTACTCTTTAAACTACATGAAGTTTAAACCTGAAAACCTGAAAATTGTATCTGATCCATTATTGATCATGAGATCCTGAGAGAAGAGCACAAGAATCTCAGCTATGCAGCATGGCCTGTCCTGTAACTCACAAGACTGGTGGTGATGTCTGCAGCACAGGGCAGAGACATGTGACACTATGATGCCTGTGGTTTCCCTGAACAACAACCCAGGTGTATAAAAGGCCCTTGGCAGATGGTGACACCCAGACTCAAGGAACTACTGCCTGTCTTCCTCGGAACATTCCACTCCTGACACTATGTGCTACTACGGCAGCTACTACGGAGGCCTGGGCTATGGCTATGGTGGCCtaggctgtggctatggctgtggctatggctgtaGCTATGGTGGCTATGGTTATGGCTGCTGCCGCCCACTGTGCTGTAGAAGGTACTGGTCCTGTGGCTTTTACTGAGGAGATTTAGCAGCTGCTCACTCCAACTTTCTTCACTTCAGATGCTCTTAAACTTCTTCATCAATTCCAATCTTAATTTATATTATCGGAAGAATAATACATGAAACACAACATGCCCAGCCAattcttcttctttcatttgaCTGCATGATATTTGCAGCAAAAAGCTCTTTATTGTCATCATTAATACCTTGTAAAATGTGACCTACTTGTATTCTCCCTCATtctgtgaatatatacatatgctttaaataaagtatttccttaaatataatttttattgtttttctaagtTTGTGATACATGTTTATGAATTTATAGCTGCTTGGTTGtaaatgtgtggtggtttgaggaCAGATGTGACAGCATTAAATGATAAGGATGGAGAGcaaaagaggggagaaaggaaacttTCTCTTAAATATTCTCTTATTGGTAGacattttcattgtctttatATTTCTGCCATTGTGATGTCACTATGAATTTGGGGGTGCAGATATTTATCAGAGGTCAAATCCTTTTGTCTCAACTCTAATGTGGAGAACTAACAGAAGCAGTTCTCTGAATATTTTCCGATATCTCAGTACCTTCTATAAAGAGAGTTACCATACACATTATCATTGTGTACAGACATCCTTTTACTTCACATGTTCTCTAACACCAACTCCTTCTGATGTTGATTTTATTAATAACTATACAGAACAATCTCATTGTGACTTTGACTTATAATTTTGAAAGTTAACCATTGGTAATATGtagatttccttcctttttaattaatcattgtatttatttacattcgaaattttccccttcctggtcccccttcccagagttcctcaccccatccccctcctcttcacccCTGAAAATGTACAGCCCCCTGGTATTCCCCTTCCCTAGGGCATCAGGTCTctacaggactaggcacatcctctcccactgggccCAGACAATTCTGTCcgttctctgctacaaatgtgcctGGGGCCACCGACCAGCCAATGTatggtttttggttggtggtttagtctgataactcccaggggtccaggttagttcacactgttggtcttcctatgggattgccatcccattTAGTTCTATCAATCCTTCTCTTAAATGGgtctctgacctccatccaatggttagctctctgacctctgtccaatggttagctCTAATTAgcttcatctgtttcagtcagctgctggtagaacctctcagatgacagccatgctagacttctgtctgcaagcacaatataGCAATGGTAATAAAGGCAGGCTTTGGTGCTCGATCATAGGATGATCCCAAGTCAGGctggtcagccattccttctgtctATGCTCcgttttgtccctgcatttattttacacaggaacaattctgggtcaaaaaatttGAAGGTGGGTTAGTGgccccattcctccactggggaccctgtccAACTACTGGAGGTGAACTGTTTAGGCTCCATTTCCCATTTTtgtgcattttggctaaggttaccTACATTGAGCCCTAAAcactctcacatcccaggtctctgggactttctaaaggGTCCCCTACACCttacctccccatcccccaacactgaaagctgcatatttccatccattcttGTGGCCATCTGAGATTTTCTCATGGCTCCCCCCCATACCTcatcctgtccccctttcccctcttcatCTCCCCTCTTacccaggtcccttcctctctctgcctcctgtgattatattttttcctccctctaagtgggattgaagcaccCTCACTAGGGCCTTTCCTCTTGTTAAAATTCTTACAGTCTGGGGGTTGTATCATAAGTATTCTATAGTTcttggctaatattcatttattagtgagtacatacaatgcatgtccttttgtttctgggttaccttgctcaggatattttatagtttcatccatttgcctgcaaattcatgatgtccttatatttaatagctaaatagtattccattgtgtaaatgaaccatattttctatatcaattCTTCAGGGGAGGATATCTGGGtagcttccagtttctgggtattacagataaggctgctatgactgtagtggaacatgtgtttttgtggtatagtggagcatcttttgagttcatgcccaggagtggcatagctgaatcttcaggtagaactatttccagttttctgaaaaaccaccattgatttctagagtggttgcaCAAgattgcagtcccaccagcaatggaagagtattcttctttctccatgtcctggccagcttgtgctgtcacttgagtttttgagcttagccaATCTGATTGCTGTAAGGTGGAACTCAGTGTCATTTtaattggcatttccctgatgactaaggatgttgtacatttctttacttgcttctctgccattcctctgttgagaattctctgtatagttctatagcctatttttaattgggtttttagTTTTggggggtctaacttcttgagttctttatatattttggtgaaaattctttattttagtaACAATTCTCTTTGTGGTGTACAGTTGTAGATATTTCCCATAAATATTGGTTTTTGACTTTATattccttatttaaaatattgtttgcaTTGTCTTATTTTGTAGAACTATTTAGATGGGTACTAACATACTCGTATTTCCTTTCTAATGTTTGAGCTTTTTAATCCAAATAACATCATTGACGAGAGTAAGCTAAGAATCATTTCCACTGTGTATTCCTTTACTTATTTGTTCTTATAGAACCTTACAGAATGCATTTGGATAAAATTCATATGTTTCATATTCTCTTCTCAGACTCACCTAGTATATGCCAACTTTGTATCCTCTTTGATATAACAATACCAGTCAGTAGCTTTGAAAACTGGTCTACTTAAAAGAATACTTGTAGTAGGATTTCCCCTTAAGGTCTATTTACAGGTTCTTGTTCCAGTAATGGGACTGAGGTTGAGTTACATCTGTCATCCAAGCTCAAATTCAATCACAAAGGTTCTTCCCAGTTcattactgtttctttttaaggTATCACATATATTAacagtttaaatattttttagctCACAGAGTTCATAG
Encoded proteins:
- the LOC116894426 gene encoding keratin-associated protein 20-2-like, with the translated sequence MCYYGSYYGGLGYGYGGLGCGYGCGYGCSYGGYGYGCCRPLCCRRYWSCGFY
- the LOC116894425 gene encoding keratin-associated protein 20-2-like, coding for MCYYGSYYGGLGYGYGGLGCGYGCGYGCGYGGYGYGCCRPLCCRRYWSYGFY